A section of the Halostella salina genome encodes:
- a CDS encoding toxin-antitoxin system TumE family protein: protein MGSLTDDDLDGISEGEKYPDGTVVRVFCMRTDRDAYPSGWAYKLHYGATEPNPPHTLDDGTIRRYDNSHEDTKGHELHVAPDPNPDSITFPGMIELWERFWSEIPKSAFEVK, encoded by the coding sequence ATGGGATCGCTGACCGACGACGACCTCGATGGCATAAGCGAAGGGGAGAAGTACCCTGACGGGACCGTCGTCCGCGTGTTCTGCATGCGGACTGACCGTGATGCGTATCCGTCTGGGTGGGCCTACAAACTCCATTACGGTGCAACGGAGCCGAACCCTCCCCACACGCTTGACGATGGGACAATTCGCCGATACGATAATTCACACGAGGACACGAAAGGACACGAACTGCATGTTGCACCGGACCCCAACCCAGACAGTATCACGTTTCCCGGCATGATCGAACTCTGGGAACGGTTCTGGAGCGAGATCCCGAAATCCGCGTTCGAGGTCAAGTGA
- a CDS encoding SHOCT domain-containing protein, whose product MATNTDDTRLITILLILLGAFVVLPMVFMGFGLIGFGPMMGGMGGGGMWGSGTMSGWMFIVGIVMQLLFLAALIGGGYLLYRAATGGESHTDQAIEELRLAYARGELSDEEYEQRREALERDT is encoded by the coding sequence ATGGCTACAAATACAGACGATACACGGCTGATCACGATCCTCCTCATACTTCTCGGTGCGTTCGTCGTCCTCCCGATGGTCTTCATGGGCTTCGGGTTGATCGGATTCGGGCCGATGATGGGTGGGATGGGGGGCGGTGGAATGTGGGGCAGCGGAACGATGTCAGGGTGGATGTTCATCGTCGGCATCGTGATGCAGCTCCTGTTCCTCGCTGCCCTCATCGGTGGTGGGTACCTGCTCTACCGAGCGGCCACAGGGGGTGAGAGTCACACGGACCAGGCGATCGAAGAACTTCGGCTCGCCTACGCTCGTGGCGAGTTGAGCGACGAGGAATACGAACAGCGACGCGAGGCGCTCGAACGGGACACCTAA
- a CDS encoding potassium channel family protein gives MNPVPLAVGALLLVLAIIDILWTTLWVEGGAGPLTSLVMSSTWKTLKTVSGERPRVLSLSGPLILVLGLIMWIALLWAGWTFLFAGSEGSLIDTRSTGPISWTERFYFVGYTVFTMGNGDFTPNGGIWQVATALMTASGMLFVTLSVTYVLNVLSAVTQKRSLASGINGLGAHPSEILETSWNGDGFQGLELPLNTIASQLDTLTANHKAYPILHYFFTPQTSQAPTTNITILDETLTVLQFGVAPEHRPGEPAIRQARSSVQNYLDTLGQAFVEPASRPPPAPDLEHLRNDGIPTVPDETFTASLQEIDARRRHLLGLVESDARRWPGADNH, from the coding sequence ATGAATCCGGTCCCCCTCGCTGTCGGCGCACTCTTACTTGTGCTGGCCATCATCGACATCCTCTGGACGACGCTTTGGGTCGAGGGCGGTGCCGGTCCTCTTACGTCCCTGGTGATGTCCAGCACCTGGAAGACGCTGAAGACCGTGTCCGGAGAGCGCCCCCGTGTGCTCTCGCTTTCCGGACCGCTGATCCTCGTCCTTGGACTCATCATGTGGATCGCACTCCTCTGGGCCGGGTGGACGTTCCTGTTCGCAGGCAGTGAGGGGAGTCTCATCGATACGCGGAGCACTGGCCCGATTTCCTGGACAGAACGGTTCTACTTCGTCGGATACACGGTGTTCACGATGGGGAACGGGGATTTCACACCGAACGGCGGGATCTGGCAGGTCGCGACCGCACTCATGACGGCCAGCGGGATGCTCTTTGTCACGCTCAGTGTCACGTATGTCCTCAATGTCCTCAGTGCCGTCACCCAGAAACGCTCACTCGCAAGCGGCATCAACGGACTCGGTGCACATCCCTCGGAGATACTCGAAACGAGTTGGAACGGCGACGGGTTTCAGGGGTTAGAGCTGCCGTTAAACACGATCGCAAGCCAGCTCGACACACTCACGGCAAATCACAAAGCCTACCCGATCCTCCACTACTTCTTCACGCCCCAGACGTCACAGGCACCGACGACGAACATCACTATCTTGGACGAGACGCTGACCGTCCTTCAGTTTGGCGTCGCTCCAGAACACCGCCCGGGTGAACCAGCGATCAGGCAAGCTCGGTCGAGTGTCCAGAACTATCTTGATACGCTCGGACAGGCGTTCGTCGAACCAGCGTCACGGCCACCACCGGCCCCGGATCTCGAACACCTACGCAACGATGGGATCCCGACCGTTCCGGATGAAACCTTTACTGCCTCGCTGCAGGAGATAGACGCTCGCCGACGCCATCTGTTAGGTCTCGTCGAGTCGGACGCACGACGCTGGCCGGGTGCCGACAATCACTAA
- a CDS encoding copper-translocating P-type ATPase, whose amino-acid sequence MDDHDRSSDEAGASDEHPHDGHRKTADDESADGADESRVEQSMLADEAEDAGDAEQAIAEEHEHHVGHGVGDHEHGGDHDGNGGMHEGHERMFRRRFFVSTLLSIPVLLYSDALQDWLNFSVPAFPGSEWINPVFAVIVFAYGGVPFLRMAVPELKDREPGMMTLISMAISVAFVYSLASVIFPTTSAFFWELVTLIDIMLLGHWIEMRSVRRASSALDELAKLMPDTAERITEEGGTEEVPVDELSEGDRILVRPGASVPADGVVEEGDSSVNESMITGESKPVDKEPGDEVIGGTVNGDGSLRVRIDAIGDDTTLAGIMRLVEEAQSSKSRTQALADRAAGWLFYVALGAAIVTGIAWTVATTFDATVVERVVTVLVIACPHALGLAIPLVVAINTSLAARNGMLIRDRIAMEEARNLDSIIFDKTGTLTEGEHGVVGIATVDRVDEGEALELAAAVESDSEHMIARAIREAASEHGIDAPAASNFEAIKGRGVRATVDGEEIYVGGPNLLSHLDVDVPPELETFADEAGENAQTVVYLVRDGELIAAFAMADVIREESYAVVDALHDLDIEVAMLTGDSEDVANAVAAELGIDTVFAEVLPEDKDKNVQELQDQGKLVGMVGDGVNDAPALTRADVGIAIGSGTDVAVQSADVILVQNNPMDVVRLVKLSRTSYRKMQENIVWAAGYNVFALPLAAGVLAPIGILLSPAVGALLMSLSTVIVAINAQLLRRVDLSVPSLPGMSPSGQTQPAD is encoded by the coding sequence ATGGATGACCACGACCGTTCGTCCGATGAGGCGGGGGCATCTGACGAACACCCTCATGACGGACACCGAAAGACAGCAGACGACGAGAGCGCCGATGGGGCGGACGAATCACGGGTTGAGCAATCGATGCTTGCGGACGAGGCAGAAGACGCCGGCGACGCCGAACAGGCAATTGCGGAGGAACACGAACACCACGTAGGCCACGGGGTTGGAGACCACGAACACGGCGGGGATCATGACGGCAACGGTGGCATGCACGAGGGTCACGAGCGGATGTTTCGCCGTCGGTTCTTCGTCTCGACGCTTCTGTCGATCCCGGTACTCCTCTATAGCGACGCGCTTCAGGACTGGCTGAACTTCTCGGTCCCGGCGTTCCCCGGTAGTGAGTGGATCAATCCCGTCTTCGCCGTCATCGTGTTCGCCTACGGTGGGGTCCCGTTCCTCCGGATGGCCGTCCCGGAACTGAAAGACCGGGAACCGGGGATGATGACACTCATCTCGATGGCTATCTCGGTGGCGTTCGTCTATAGCCTCGCGAGCGTCATCTTCCCGACCACGTCGGCGTTCTTCTGGGAACTCGTGACGCTGATCGACATCATGCTGTTGGGCCACTGGATCGAGATGCGGTCGGTCCGGCGGGCCTCCAGCGCGCTTGACGAACTGGCGAAGCTCATGCCGGACACCGCCGAGCGAATCACCGAAGAGGGGGGCACGGAGGAAGTACCGGTAGACGAGCTCTCGGAGGGAGACCGCATCCTCGTCCGGCCGGGTGCGAGCGTGCCCGCCGACGGCGTCGTCGAGGAGGGGGATTCCAGCGTCAACGAGTCGATGATCACCGGCGAGTCGAAACCCGTCGACAAGGAGCCCGGTGACGAGGTGATCGGGGGGACCGTCAACGGCGATGGAAGTCTTCGAGTCCGAATCGATGCCATCGGCGATGACACGACCCTCGCGGGGATCATGCGTCTCGTCGAGGAGGCCCAGTCAAGCAAATCACGGACGCAGGCACTCGCCGACCGCGCTGCCGGCTGGCTGTTCTACGTCGCACTCGGGGCAGCTATCGTGACAGGCATTGCGTGGACGGTCGCGACGACGTTCGATGCGACGGTCGTCGAACGTGTCGTCACGGTCCTGGTCATCGCGTGTCCGCACGCTCTCGGGCTCGCCATTCCGCTCGTCGTCGCGATCAACACGTCGCTCGCCGCTCGCAACGGGATGCTCATCCGCGACCGCATCGCGATGGAGGAAGCGCGGAACCTGGACTCGATCATCTTCGACAAGACCGGGACGCTCACCGAAGGTGAACACGGAGTCGTCGGGATAGCCACCGTCGATCGCGTCGACGAGGGCGAGGCACTCGAACTAGCTGCCGCCGTCGAATCCGACTCCGAACATATGATCGCCCGGGCAATCCGGGAAGCGGCTAGCGAGCACGGGATCGATGCGCCAGCCGCCAGCAATTTCGAGGCGATCAAAGGCCGGGGCGTTCGGGCCACTGTCGATGGAGAGGAGATCTACGTCGGCGGGCCGAACCTCCTTTCCCATCTCGATGTCGACGTCCCGCCGGAGCTGGAGACGTTCGCCGACGAAGCAGGCGAGAATGCACAGACGGTCGTGTACCTCGTCCGGGATGGAGAGCTGATCGCAGCCTTCGCCATGGCGGACGTGATCCGCGAGGAAAGCTACGCCGTCGTCGACGCGCTCCACGATCTGGACATCGAGGTGGCGATGTTGACCGGCGATTCTGAGGACGTGGCCAATGCGGTCGCCGCCGAACTCGGTATCGACACCGTCTTCGCGGAGGTGTTGCCCGAGGATAAGGACAAGAACGTACAGGAACTGCAGGATCAGGGAAAGCTCGTCGGAATGGTCGGCGACGGGGTCAACGACGCGCCTGCACTAACCCGAGCGGACGTCGGGATCGCTATCGGCAGCGGGACGGACGTCGCCGTTCAATCGGCGGATGTCATCCTCGTCCAGAACAACCCGATGGACGTCGTCCGGCTGGTGAAGCTCAGCCGGACGAGTTACCGGAAGATGCAGGAGAATATCGTCTGGGCAGCGGGGTACAACGTGTTTGCGCTCCCGCTCGCAGCGGGCGTTCTCGCACCGATCGGGATCCTTCTCTCACCGGCTGTCGGCGCTCTATTAATGTCGCTCAGTACGGTGATAGTGGCGATCAACGCACAACTCCTCCGACGAGTTGATCTTTCAGTGCCAAGTCTACCGGGAATGTCACCATCCGGGCAAACACAACCTGCGGACTGA
- a CDS encoding UPF0175 family protein, giving the protein MSSIDLPPGVLDAISAPPEDREPIVRQELAVSLYREGYLSFGKARELAGLSKAEFHRLLGERKVERHYTEEDLALDVEYALE; this is encoded by the coding sequence ATGAGTAGTATCGATCTTCCGCCCGGAGTGCTGGATGCGATTTCGGCACCGCCGGAGGATCGTGAGCCGATCGTTCGGCAGGAACTCGCCGTGTCGTTGTACCGGGAGGGATACCTGTCCTTCGGTAAGGCGCGAGAACTGGCCGGTCTCTCGAAGGCGGAGTTCCATCGGCTTCTCGGCGAGCGCAAGGTTGAACGTCACTACACTGAAGAAGACTTGGCCCTCGATGTCGAGTACGCGCTGGAATAA
- a CDS encoding DUF3368 domain-containing protein, whose translation MNLALVERLHLIESQFGEVVVPTAVWTELTAGSDGRDRIEALRDRGGMRVVSLEPTDLRTEFERELDSGEAAAIAYAIDIDADRVLIDEREGRATATRHDVPVTGAVGMLLRASDRGEVDLETELDALREAGFWISDTLYERALETDAE comes from the coding sequence TTGAATCTCGCTCTCGTCGAGCGGCTTCATCTGATCGAATCCCAGTTCGGAGAGGTGGTCGTTCCGACAGCTGTCTGGACTGAACTCACCGCGGGATCCGACGGCCGTGACCGTATCGAGGCGCTTCGTGACCGGGGCGGAATGCGGGTCGTATCGCTGGAGCCGACCGATCTCCGAACCGAGTTCGAACGGGAACTCGATAGCGGGGAGGCCGCGGCCATCGCGTATGCCATCGACATCGACGCGGACCGGGTACTCATCGACGAGCGTGAAGGCCGTGCGACAGCCACGCGACACGACGTACCAGTGACCGGGGCCGTGGGAATGCTCCTCCGCGCGTCCGACCGAGGAGAAGTTGACCTCGAAACGGAACTCGACGCGCTCCGCGAGGCAGGCTTTTGGATCTCGGACACACTGTACGAACGCGCACTCGAAACGGACGCTGAGTAG
- a CDS encoding Cdc6/Cdc18 family protein, with product MSRSFTDQTDIFADETVLYDSWTPEELPERETELDDLHDALAPVARGASPHNTFVYGKTGQGKTVGVTYKLEDLRAFADNNDIDLSIVRYSCAKDNTSYQVASNLVAELSGEKPRGYDKKTVFDRLYENLQALGGTVIIVLDEIDSIGTDDDILYELPRARANDHLEDMWVSVIGISNDFEFRDNLSPKVKDTLCDEEIHFAPYDASELRSILIRRAEKAFKDGILSDDVIPLCAAMAAQDKGSARQAIRYLYKAGELASNGGDETVTESHVREAEAVIERKSIERGIRDLTTQDHLALTAVVSLEVDGETPARTKQVYAKYTDITTQIGAESIAMRRVRDHLQDLNLAGVVNAMERNKGIQGGQHYLWELGADLGTTIDVLRENERLGAVMERITA from the coding sequence ATGTCGCGGTCGTTCACAGACCAAACAGACATTTTCGCTGACGAGACGGTTCTCTACGACTCTTGGACACCTGAGGAACTTCCGGAGCGTGAAACGGAGCTAGATGATCTCCACGATGCCCTTGCGCCCGTGGCGAGAGGTGCTTCCCCACACAACACGTTCGTCTACGGGAAGACTGGTCAGGGAAAAACCGTCGGTGTCACCTACAAATTAGAAGACCTGCGCGCGTTCGCCGACAATAACGATATCGACCTCTCTATCGTTCGGTATTCGTGCGCCAAGGACAATACGAGCTATCAGGTCGCCTCAAACCTGGTTGCAGAGCTGTCAGGCGAGAAGCCACGAGGGTACGATAAGAAGACGGTCTTCGACCGTCTTTACGAGAACCTGCAAGCGCTTGGTGGAACCGTGATTATCGTCTTGGATGAGATCGATTCGATTGGCACAGACGATGACATTCTATACGAGTTGCCACGGGCTCGCGCCAACGACCATCTGGAGGACATGTGGGTATCCGTCATCGGGATTTCGAACGACTTCGAGTTCCGGGACAATCTGAGCCCGAAAGTCAAGGACACCCTCTGTGACGAGGAAATCCACTTTGCTCCCTACGATGCGAGTGAACTTCGATCGATCCTTATCAGGCGTGCGGAGAAGGCGTTCAAGGACGGTATTTTGTCGGATGACGTAATTCCGCTCTGTGCGGCGATGGCAGCGCAGGACAAGGGTTCAGCGCGGCAGGCGATTCGGTATCTGTACAAGGCGGGTGAACTGGCGTCGAACGGCGGCGACGAAACCGTGACAGAATCACACGTTCGGGAAGCTGAGGCAGTCATCGAGCGCAAGAGCATCGAGCGAGGCATTCGGGATTTGACCACACAGGATCACCTCGCGTTGACCGCGGTCGTTTCGCTGGAAGTGGATGGGGAGACGCCGGCACGCACGAAACAGGTGTACGCGAAGTACACGGACATCACCACGCAGATTGGTGCTGAATCGATCGCGATGCGGCGCGTTCGTGACCATCTCCAAGACCTCAATCTAGCAGGTGTCGTGAACGCAATGGAACGAAACAAGGGCATACAGGGGGGGCAGCACTATCTGTGGGAACTCGGTGCTGATCTCGGTACGACCATCGACGTCCTTCGGGAGAACGAGCGGCTGGGTGCTGTGATGGAGCGCATCACTGCGTAG
- a CDS encoding HVO_A0114 family putative DNA-binding protein, with the protein MTENTLRITFGEEEEIKQAARERLRRAEAGEVDETIEQDVRFVLNFETYEDIERLMRPSTLGIIETIVTERPASIRDVAEEVERDYREVHRNLRELEELGVVEFEETGQRKRPILRAGTEEIEFSFRFPRSSVSPTGASA; encoded by the coding sequence ATGACCGAAAACACGCTACGCATCACGTTCGGTGAAGAAGAGGAGATAAAACAAGCGGCGCGGGAGCGACTACGTCGTGCCGAGGCGGGCGAAGTAGACGAGACGATCGAACAGGACGTTCGATTCGTTCTGAACTTTGAGACCTACGAGGACATCGAGCGGCTCATGCGTCCGTCGACGCTCGGGATTATCGAAACGATCGTGACGGAACGCCCGGCGAGCATCCGAGACGTGGCTGAGGAAGTCGAACGCGATTATCGGGAGGTCCACCGAAACCTTCGAGAACTCGAGGAGTTAGGCGTCGTCGAGTTCGAGGAGACGGGACAGCGGAAGCGGCCGATTCTCCGTGCTGGCACGGAGGAGATCGAGTTCTCCTTTCGCTTCCCTCGATCGTCCGTGTCGCCCACGGGAGCGTCGGCCTGA
- a CDS encoding HVO_A0114 family putative DNA-binding protein — translation MPDKPNNASDDTDGNSADEEAIVMDDVEAEASFLENLDSKDYPNVLRLTSESEEAHRQGSLDRLERWENNEEVPHVVNFENPSDLRALLTDRRIELLRSVMSEQPDSIRQLADRLNRDVKTVHNDLQVLAEYDIVHFEQAGRAKRPFVPYDSIEVCLEISMSDPADDAAPA, via the coding sequence ATGCCAGACAAACCCAACAACGCGTCCGATGATACCGACGGAAATAGCGCCGACGAGGAAGCGATCGTGATGGACGATGTCGAAGCCGAGGCAAGCTTCCTCGAAAACCTCGACTCGAAGGACTACCCCAACGTGTTGCGGCTCACGTCCGAGTCCGAGGAGGCTCACCGACAAGGCTCGTTGGACCGACTCGAACGCTGGGAAAACAATGAGGAGGTTCCACACGTCGTCAACTTCGAGAATCCCAGTGATCTCCGGGCGCTACTCACCGACCGCCGTATCGAGCTCCTTCGGAGCGTGATGTCTGAACAGCCGGACAGTATCCGTCAGCTGGCCGACCGACTCAACCGTGATGTCAAGACTGTCCATAACGACCTTCAGGTCCTCGCCGAGTACGACATCGTTCATTTCGAGCAAGCGGGTCGAGCGAAGCGACCGTTCGTTCCGTACGACTCGATCGAGGTCTGCCTCGAAATATCGATGTCGGACCCGGCTGACGACGCGGCGCCAGCTTAG
- a CDS encoding toxin-antitoxin system TumE family protein — protein sequence MYEDQGTFDDGTRYEMIATAVPKSDDYPDGIKYRFQYMAGDGRTLLRFDNFPDHPDVDRHHYHMTDGVYDDIEYTGLQDHAQRFYNEMDDRREQ from the coding sequence GTGTACGAAGACCAGGGGACGTTCGATGACGGGACCCGATACGAGATGATTGCGACCGCTGTCCCGAAAAGTGATGACTACCCAGACGGGATCAAGTACCGATTCCAGTATATGGCCGGTGACGGTCGAACCCTCCTGCGGTTCGACAACTTTCCAGACCACCCTGACGTTGACCGACATCACTATCACATGACAGATGGCGTGTACGACGACATCGAATACACCGGCCTCCAAGACCACGCCCAGAGGTTCTACAACGAGATGGACGATCGTCGCGAGCAGTGA
- a CDS encoding RNA-guided endonuclease InsQ/TnpB family protein has product MADDYVRRTAITRLEVTDEQRDLLEETITEWKRGCQIATDMAWGECNAKSDVQPLAYDTVREHTDLGSQHAILATHQAAQAITGCLKRRSKGKKVSKPTFTAPTVKYDTRTLTLFDDDTVSLSTTESRIRCDLALPDADDGYQRQYLDADEWSVTESTLTARDGDYFLHIGFRRHKTDAERNTAEDGTVLGVDLGIENLAVTSTAYFFSGRELAHDLREFEKVRAGLQQTGTRSAHRTLERSSGREFRYVRDVLHQASNAIVDEALRYDCDIIAFEDLTYIRDRTGASWGHTWAFRTLYEQVEYKAEAVGVSVKQVGSAYTSKRCTECGFTADENRPTRNHFCCQKCESEANADYNAAKNIGMRYVRRGQQSSRRTGDSQLALKSGTVTPSDGFTAHPEGFEAEFTDKPHPQSAEGA; this is encoded by the coding sequence GTGGCAGACGACTACGTGCGTCGGACGGCAATCACTCGTCTCGAAGTTACGGACGAGCAACGCGACCTCCTCGAAGAGACTATTACTGAGTGGAAGCGTGGGTGCCAGATTGCCACGGACATGGCGTGGGGCGAGTGCAACGCCAAAAGCGACGTACAGCCCCTCGCCTACGATACCGTGCGCGAACACACCGACCTCGGTAGTCAGCACGCGATTCTCGCCACTCATCAAGCCGCACAAGCCATCACCGGCTGTCTCAAACGTCGGTCAAAAGGCAAGAAGGTGAGCAAACCCACCTTCACCGCACCGACCGTAAAATACGACACTCGGACACTGACACTGTTTGACGATGATACGGTGTCCCTCTCCACCACGGAGAGTCGCATCCGATGTGACCTTGCTCTGCCTGACGCCGACGATGGCTACCAACGACAGTACCTTGACGCCGACGAATGGAGCGTTACGGAAAGCACCCTCACCGCCCGTGACGGCGACTACTTCTTGCATATTGGATTCCGCCGCCACAAGACTGATGCTGAGCGGAACACCGCCGAGGACGGAACGGTCCTCGGGGTTGACCTCGGTATCGAAAACCTCGCCGTCACCAGTACGGCGTACTTCTTCAGCGGGCGAGAGCTAGCTCACGACCTCCGTGAGTTCGAGAAGGTGCGTGCCGGACTCCAACAGACCGGGACGCGAAGCGCCCATCGGACGCTCGAACGGTCGAGTGGCCGTGAATTTCGCTACGTCCGTGACGTACTCCACCAAGCGTCCAACGCTATCGTAGACGAAGCACTCCGATACGACTGTGACATAATTGCGTTCGAGGACTTGACTTACATCCGCGACCGAACGGGTGCGTCGTGGGGGCACACATGGGCGTTCAGAACGCTCTACGAACAAGTGGAGTACAAAGCCGAGGCGGTTGGAGTGTCGGTAAAGCAAGTGGGTTCGGCATACACGTCGAAGCGGTGTACCGAGTGTGGCTTTACGGCCGACGAGAATCGCCCGACTCGTAATCACTTCTGCTGTCAGAAGTGCGAGTCGGAAGCGAACGCGGATTACAACGCGGCGAAGAATATTGGGATGCGGTACGTCCGTCGAGGCCAACAGTCGTCTCGCCGGACGGGCGACAGTCAACTTGCCCTGAAGTCTGGAACAGTGACGCCGAGCGACGGATTCACCGCCCACCCGGAAGGGTTCGAGGCCGAGTTCACGGACAAGCCCCATCCTCAAAGCGCCGAAGGCGCTTAG
- a CDS encoding universal stress protein yields the protein MYDRILVATDGSENAGRATRHALELARQHDAELHALYVIETRTGYDNAIVDPEVVRQNLREEGEAALSAIEASPDAEVSVTTVIREGVPHDELLTYAEEQKVDLVVVGAKGRSAFKTILLGSTTEALLRADTVPVLVIHGETGD from the coding sequence ATGTACGACCGGATCCTTGTCGCGACGGATGGAAGCGAGAACGCAGGACGCGCTACGCGTCACGCCCTCGAACTCGCTCGACAGCACGACGCCGAACTCCACGCCCTGTACGTCATCGAAACCCGGACGGGGTACGACAACGCAATCGTTGATCCGGAAGTCGTTCGGCAAAATCTCCGCGAAGAAGGGGAAGCAGCGCTTTCTGCCATCGAAGCGTCCCCTGATGCCGAGGTTTCGGTTACGACAGTGATTCGAGAAGGCGTTCCACACGACGAATTGCTTACCTACGCAGAAGAACAGAAGGTCGACCTCGTCGTCGTCGGTGCGAAGGGTCGCTCTGCGTTCAAGACGATACTGCTCGGCAGTACGACCGAGGCTCTCTTGCGGGCGGATACCGTCCCGGTTCTGGTGATACACGGCGAGACCGGAGACTGA
- a CDS encoding HEAT repeat domain-containing protein: protein MATDAEAGKTKLTVYFTIKIIRLVLKVVLFPFRLLLRLPRLVTNIGGSDQSGYEEAYGYEEQPPSEAGANGQVTEQHRPSGQPVDSGRGEYKQQQEPYREDAAPTRGSEPHAEPAQSTAPPEQYGQQAGPQAQAQAPAAQPAAGTGGGTGAEPAQRASEQAAAGTGEHAAANDAGQAPADSTAPDATATTTAVSDEASRDGTGAQDEGDSQDSEDEAADEEDEAADEDDLEARKAEYASALSASDPATREDGVRQVSAAVESGDLPPTAAMDLLQEPLGDDDPGVRAAVCEALATIGTDAARDALRDLRLDPDSQVSRAATQAYRTLD from the coding sequence GTGGCAACCGACGCGGAAGCGGGCAAAACCAAACTAACCGTGTACTTCACGATCAAAATCATCCGACTCGTTCTGAAGGTCGTCCTGTTTCCGTTTCGGTTACTCCTCCGACTCCCGAGGCTCGTCACGAATATCGGGGGCAGCGATCAGTCGGGGTACGAAGAAGCGTACGGGTACGAAGAGCAACCGCCGTCGGAGGCCGGAGCGAACGGGCAGGTGACAGAGCAGCACCGACCGTCGGGCCAGCCGGTCGACAGTGGTCGCGGGGAGTACAAGCAACAACAGGAGCCGTATCGGGAGGACGCCGCTCCGACACGAGGCTCCGAGCCGCACGCCGAGCCGGCCCAATCGACGGCGCCGCCTGAGCAGTATGGCCAACAGGCGGGGCCACAGGCACAGGCGCAAGCACCGGCAGCACAACCGGCCGCAGGGACCGGAGGCGGCACCGGCGCGGAACCGGCCCAGCGGGCTTCCGAACAGGCGGCCGCAGGCACAGGGGAACACGCGGCGGCCAACGACGCGGGACAAGCACCGGCGGACTCGACAGCACCGGATGCGACAGCGACCACGACCGCCGTGTCGGATGAAGCCAGCCGGGACGGGACCGGCGCTCAAGACGAGGGAGACAGTCAGGACTCCGAAGACGAAGCCGCCGACGAGGAGGACGAAGCGGCCGACGAGGACGACCTCGAGGCGCGCAAGGCCGAGTACGCGTCGGCCCTGTCGGCATCGGACCCGGCGACGAGGGAGGACGGCGTTCGGCAGGTTTCGGCGGCCGTCGAATCGGGTGACCTCCCACCGACAGCGGCGATGGACCTTCTTCAAGAGCCCCTCGGAGATGACGATCCGGGCGTCAGGGCGGCGGTTTGCGAGGCGCTCGCAACGATCGGAACCGATGCGGCCCGAGACGCGCTCAGAGACCTCCGCCTCGACCCGGACTCGCAAGTGAGCCGCGCAGCGACGCAAGCCTATCGAACCCTCGACTAA